From the Francisella frigiditurris genome, one window contains:
- a CDS encoding dihydroorotase has translation MSNQSILIKNATVVNEGKTFKSDVLVENGKIAQVAANIDKLADKTIDATGLHLLPGMIDDQVHFREPGLMHKGDIESESRAAVMGGITSYMEMPNVNPATTVVERLDEKKERAAARSHANYAFYLGATNDNVEELKRLKPNDACAIKIFMGASTGNMLVNNKETLEGFFKNSPLLIVTHCEDTPVITENENKAREKYGENVPFDLHPEIRSREACFKSSELAVGLAKKYNSRLHVLHLTTAEEMVHFDNTIPLEEKRITAEVCAHHLFFSRKDYADKGSRIKCNPAVKEESDRLKLLECVANDTIDVIATDHAPHTWEEKQGTYFKAPAGLPLVEQALISVLEHYHKGFLTLEQVVQKTAHAPAIVYKVKDRGFIREGYHADLVLVDLNSPHTVTDECCHYKCGWTPFNNVTFQSKVQTTIVNGIVKYHKGKVVSDQRGQCLEFNHEF, from the coding sequence ATGTCTAATCAAAGTATACTTATAAAAAATGCTACTGTTGTGAATGAGGGCAAAACGTTCAAATCTGATGTTTTAGTAGAGAATGGCAAGATTGCTCAAGTTGCTGCAAATATAGATAAATTAGCAGATAAAACTATCGATGCAACGGGCTTGCATTTATTGCCGGGTATGATAGATGATCAAGTGCATTTTAGAGAGCCTGGATTAATGCATAAAGGAGATATCGAGTCAGAATCTCGTGCTGCTGTAATGGGTGGTATCACATCATATATGGAGATGCCAAATGTAAATCCAGCTACTACAGTAGTTGAACGTTTAGATGAGAAAAAAGAGCGCGCTGCTGCTAGATCACATGCAAACTATGCTTTTTATTTAGGTGCGACAAATGATAATGTCGAAGAACTAAAGCGACTAAAGCCAAATGATGCTTGTGCTATCAAGATCTTTATGGGTGCTTCAACTGGTAATATGTTGGTAAATAATAAAGAAACTCTTGAAGGCTTCTTTAAAAACAGTCCATTACTTATAGTAACTCATTGTGAAGATACTCCAGTGATCACCGAGAATGAAAACAAAGCTCGTGAGAAATATGGTGAAAATGTACCTTTTGATTTACATCCAGAGATTCGCTCGCGTGAGGCTTGCTTTAAATCATCTGAGCTTGCAGTAGGCTTGGCAAAGAAATATAACTCAAGATTGCATGTACTTCATCTAACTACAGCTGAAGAGATGGTGCATTTTGATAATACTATTCCACTTGAAGAAAAGCGTATTACAGCAGAAGTTTGCGCCCATCATTTATTTTTCTCACGTAAAGACTACGCTGATAAAGGTTCACGTATTAAGTGTAATCCAGCAGTTAAAGAAGAGAGCGATCGCTTAAAACTTCTAGAGTGTGTCGCAAATGATACTATTGATGTAATCGCTACAGATCATGCACCACATACTTGGGAAGAAAAACAAGGTACTTACTTTAAAGCGCCAGCGGGTCTTCCACTTGTTGAACAGGCTCTTATCTCAGTATTGGAGCATTATCACAAAGGTTTTTTAACTCTCGAGCAGGTCGTGCAAAAGACAGCTCATGCTCCAGCGATTGTATACAAAGTTAAAGACCGTGGCTTTATCCGTGAAGGATATCATGCTGATTTAGTGCTTGTAGATTTAAACAGTCCTCATACTGTTACAGATGAATGTTGTCACTATAAGTGTGGCTGGACTCCATTTAACAATGTTACTTTCCAATCAAAGGTTCAGACTACAATTGTAAATGGCATAGTGAAATATCACAAAGGTAAAGTTGTTAGTGATCAAAGAGGACAGTGTTTAGAGTTTAATCATGAGTTTTAA
- the pyrB gene encoding aspartate carbamoyltransferase encodes MLSFQKLLKGEQISKEDLKKLFNQADIYKDKLANSERIKDLDGKILASLFFEPSTRTRFSFESAMYRLGGNVISLENGASSSIKKGETLDDTGRVIDQYADIIVMRHPQPNSVEEFSKYVNSPVINAGDGENEHPTQSLVDLYTIYSEINTLDNLKVGVLGDLKYGRTVHSLVKILSNYNCSFEFISSEDLKIPNDIKELIERNGNEFNEHEKIDPKVINSLDVLYVTRVQQERFTYYEDYLKNKDLCFLDRKHISDPSKLIILHPLPRVDEMDRSIDNLPCAKHFDQVKYSIPIRMSLLYLLASQN; translated from the coding sequence ATGTTATCATTTCAAAAGCTTTTAAAAGGTGAACAAATCAGCAAAGAAGATTTAAAAAAACTCTTTAACCAAGCAGATATATATAAAGACAAATTAGCCAACTCAGAAAGAATTAAAGATTTAGATGGAAAAATTTTAGCCTCTTTATTCTTTGAGCCTAGTACAAGAACAAGATTCTCTTTTGAATCAGCGATGTATAGACTTGGTGGGAATGTAATATCTTTAGAAAATGGTGCTTCAAGCTCAATCAAAAAAGGGGAAACCTTGGATGATACTGGCAGAGTTATAGATCAATATGCTGACATTATAGTAATGAGACATCCTCAGCCAAATAGCGTTGAAGAATTTTCTAAATATGTTAACTCCCCTGTTATAAATGCGGGAGATGGAGAAAATGAGCACCCTACTCAATCACTTGTTGATCTATATACTATATATTCTGAAATAAATACTCTTGATAATCTTAAGGTCGGCGTATTAGGAGACCTTAAATATGGTCGTACAGTACATTCTTTAGTAAAAATATTATCAAACTATAACTGTTCTTTTGAGTTCATTTCTTCAGAAGATCTTAAGATTCCAAATGATATTAAAGAGCTCATAGAAAGAAATGGTAATGAATTTAATGAGCATGAAAAAATAGATCCAAAAGTTATTAACAGCTTAGATGTTCTATATGTAACTAGAGTCCAGCAGGAAAGATTTACATACTATGAAGATTATCTAAAAAATAAAGATCTGTGCTTTTTAGATAGAAAACACATATCTGACCCGAGTAAATTAATAATCCTTCACCCACTACCTCGTGTAGATGAAATGGATAGATCAATAGATAATCTTCCATGCGCAAAACATTTTGATCAGGTGAAGTACAGTATTCCTATAAGAATGTCTTTACTATACCTTTTAGCTTCTCAAAATTAA
- the carA gene encoding glutamine-hydrolyzing carbamoyl-phosphate synthase small subunit — protein sequence MILANDMTNAILVFPDGTYYLGRSIGVRGWTDGEICFNTSMTGYQETLTDPSYAGQIITFTFPHIGNVGINNEDNESLGVFAKGLIVREDLTSPSNFRAKKSINAWLRNRHIVGICGVDTRAIVRKIRKEGAVRVAILSVKPGEFLDANYAKIRIKNKSTLGGRDLAISVTTNREYEWNEHTFSLGQEVYKKQESYDYTVVVVDYGVKYNILRNLVDAGFKVIVVPADSTYQDIMKHNPDGVFLSNGPGDPFATADYAVPVIKKLLEDKMPVFGICLGHQLMAIAGGLTTEKMHKGHRGANQPVQDANTKKVYITSQNHGFCVTDGAVPDNMEVNMSSLFDGSVEGIRFKDRPAFAVQYHPESSPGPHDCKYLFKEFADMIKDSKKGI from the coding sequence ATGATATTAGCTAACGATATGACTAACGCGATATTGGTTTTCCCTGACGGAACATATTATCTAGGTAGATCCATAGGCGTACGCGGCTGGACAGATGGCGAAATATGCTTTAACACAAGCATGACAGGCTATCAAGAAACTTTAACTGACCCTTCCTATGCTGGACAGATTATTACATTTACCTTTCCTCACATCGGAAATGTAGGAATAAACAATGAGGACAATGAATCATTAGGTGTATTTGCAAAAGGTTTAATTGTTAGAGAAGATCTAACAAGCCCATCAAACTTTAGAGCAAAGAAAAGCATAAATGCTTGGCTAAGAAATAGACACATCGTAGGAATATGTGGTGTAGATACGAGAGCTATAGTTAGAAAGATTCGCAAAGAAGGGGCTGTAAGGGTTGCGATTCTATCAGTAAAACCTGGAGAATTCCTTGATGCTAACTATGCAAAAATCCGTATAAAAAACAAATCAACTCTAGGTGGTAGAGATTTAGCAATAAGCGTAACCACAAACAGAGAATACGAGTGGAATGAGCATACATTCTCACTAGGACAAGAAGTATATAAAAAACAAGAAAGTTATGACTATACAGTTGTAGTTGTTGACTATGGAGTTAAATACAATATTTTGAGAAATCTTGTTGATGCTGGTTTTAAAGTTATAGTAGTTCCAGCAGATAGTACCTATCAAGACATTATGAAACACAATCCAGATGGAGTCTTCTTATCCAATGGTCCTGGAGATCCATTTGCTACAGCTGACTACGCTGTACCTGTTATTAAAAAATTATTAGAAGATAAAATGCCTGTGTTTGGTATTTGCCTAGGGCATCAGCTCATGGCTATTGCGGGCGGCTTAACTACAGAAAAAATGCATAAAGGGCATAGAGGAGCTAACCAACCAGTACAAGATGCTAATACTAAAAAAGTATATATAACAAGCCAAAACCATGGTTTCTGCGTAACTGATGGAGCTGTTCCTGATAATATGGAAGTTAATATGAGCTCATTATTTGACGGTAGTGTTGAAGGAATTAGATTTAAAGATAGACCCGCTTTTGCCGTACAGTACCATCCAGAAAGTTCACCAGGTCCACATGACTGTAAATACCTATTTAAAGAATTTGCTGACATGATTAAAGATAGTAAGAAAGGAATTTAA
- the carB gene encoding carbamoyl-phosphate synthase large subunit translates to MPKRTDIKSILVLGAGPIVIGQACEFDYSGTQACKILKEDGYEVFLVNSNPATIMTDPTTADKIFIEPITVESVGKIIERERPDAILPTVGGQTALNCALDLNKSGILEKYNVKMLGANADSIDKAENRERFNKAMAKIGLDVPRNVVVQTMEQAYKALDDIGLPAIIRPSFTLGGSGGGIANTKEEFEKIVKNGLKLSPTNEVLIDESILGWKEYEMEVIRDKADNSIIVCSIENIDPMGVHTGDSITVAPALTLTDKEYQIMRDASIAVLREIGVETGGSNVQFAVNPETGKLVVIEMNPRVSRSSALASKATGYPIAKVAAKLAVGYTLDEIDNDITKVTPASFEPTIDYIVTKIPRFTFEKFPATSTKLSSQMKSVGEAMSIGRSFAESLQKGLVSLETGLKGLDEIEIPGYDRKKSKEENKESIIEALKELSPLRLLRVAQAIRYGLKEEEIYEATKIDPWFIEQIKEIVLAEKRLKRSGLPNSKEEFSVYKNLGFSDAKIAELVGRTEKYIRNFRFGKEIYPVYKKVDTCASEFESKSSYMYSTYEHYSYEEIVRECESDVTDNKKVVILGGGPNRIGQGIEFDYACVHAAKALKEENIETIMINCNPETVSTDYDTSDKLYFEPLCAENVINIIKNEMRKGELLGVIVQFGGQTPLKLVSALYENNIPILGTDPDKIDLAEDRERFKELLEKVELRQPVNAIAYSINELEKNISKVGYPVVVRPSNVLGGRAMEIVHSKEELDAYIKNNGKCILEGPILIDKFLENAIELDVDALADGEEVFVAGIMEHIEEAGIHSGDSACSIPTRSLSKEQIDEVVQSTIKLAKELEVVGLMNVQFAYQNGQLYIIEVNPRASRTVPFVAKSTGNSVANIATKLMVGRKLSEFKLNSPIPKHFSVKEAVFPFGRFEDVDCYLGPEMKSTGEAMGIDKTFGVAFYKAQEMAFNKLPLKGNILISVKDQDKSRIIEPIKELIGYGFNIFATKGTEAFLKNNGIECKLFDKASDNIANSSLKNTVKAIESGEVDLLINTSLREELKISLALRRAAVMNRVPYITTIGGFEAFTTAVKDMKEIGNSFNVKTVDEWISI, encoded by the coding sequence ATGCCAAAAAGAACAGATATAAAAAGTATTTTAGTCCTAGGTGCTGGGCCGATAGTTATAGGTCAAGCATGTGAGTTCGACTACTCAGGAACTCAGGCATGTAAAATATTAAAAGAAGATGGTTATGAGGTTTTCCTTGTAAACTCAAATCCTGCTACTATCATGACTGATCCGACTACTGCAGATAAAATATTTATAGAACCTATAACGGTAGAAAGCGTTGGAAAAATAATAGAAAGAGAAAGACCTGACGCTATTTTACCCACTGTTGGCGGTCAAACTGCTCTTAACTGTGCTCTAGATCTTAATAAGTCAGGCATCCTAGAAAAATACAATGTGAAAATGCTTGGTGCGAATGCTGACTCTATAGACAAAGCTGAAAATAGAGAAAGATTTAATAAAGCAATGGCAAAAATAGGCTTAGATGTCCCTAGAAACGTCGTCGTTCAAACAATGGAACAAGCTTATAAAGCATTAGACGATATTGGATTGCCTGCTATTATTAGACCTTCTTTTACGCTAGGTGGTAGTGGTGGTGGAATTGCTAACACTAAAGAAGAGTTTGAAAAAATTGTAAAAAATGGATTAAAGTTATCACCTACGAATGAAGTGCTTATTGATGAATCTATCCTAGGTTGGAAAGAGTATGAGATGGAAGTAATCCGTGATAAAGCAGATAACTCTATAATAGTTTGTTCTATAGAAAACATAGACCCTATGGGTGTCCATACAGGTGATAGTATTACAGTAGCGCCAGCTCTAACTCTTACAGATAAAGAGTATCAAATAATGAGAGATGCTTCTATCGCCGTTCTAAGAGAAATAGGTGTTGAAACAGGCGGCTCAAATGTTCAGTTCGCAGTAAATCCAGAAACAGGTAAATTAGTAGTTATTGAGATGAATCCTAGAGTATCAAGATCATCTGCTTTAGCATCAAAAGCAACTGGTTACCCTATTGCTAAAGTGGCAGCTAAACTTGCTGTAGGATATACTCTTGATGAGATTGATAACGATATAACAAAAGTTACGCCAGCATCTTTTGAACCTACAATAGATTATATTGTTACAAAAATCCCTCGCTTCACATTTGAGAAATTCCCAGCTACTTCTACAAAATTATCATCACAAATGAAATCTGTTGGTGAAGCTATGTCTATCGGCAGATCATTTGCTGAGAGTTTACAAAAAGGGCTTGTCTCTCTAGAAACTGGGCTGAAAGGCTTAGATGAAATAGAAATACCTGGATATGATCGTAAGAAATCTAAAGAAGAAAATAAAGAGTCCATCATAGAAGCTTTAAAAGAGCTATCTCCTCTAAGACTACTAAGAGTTGCTCAAGCTATAAGATATGGATTAAAAGAAGAAGAAATATATGAAGCTACTAAAATAGATCCTTGGTTTATTGAGCAAATAAAAGAAATTGTACTTGCAGAGAAAAGACTTAAGAGATCTGGGTTACCAAATAGTAAAGAAGAGTTTTCTGTATACAAAAACCTTGGATTCTCGGATGCAAAAATTGCTGAACTAGTAGGAAGAACTGAAAAGTACATAAGAAACTTTAGATTTGGAAAAGAGATATATCCTGTTTACAAAAAAGTTGATACATGTGCATCCGAATTTGAATCAAAATCTTCTTATATGTATTCAACTTATGAACACTACAGCTATGAAGAAATAGTTCGCGAATGTGAATCTGACGTCACAGATAACAAAAAAGTTGTAATCCTTGGCGGTGGTCCTAACCGTATTGGTCAAGGTATTGAGTTTGACTATGCTTGTGTACATGCAGCTAAGGCTCTAAAAGAAGAAAATATTGAAACAATCATGATTAACTGTAATCCCGAAACAGTTTCTACAGATTATGATACTTCCGATAAGTTATATTTTGAGCCTCTATGTGCTGAAAATGTAATAAACATTATCAAGAATGAAATGAGAAAAGGCGAGCTTTTAGGTGTTATTGTTCAGTTTGGTGGACAAACTCCTTTAAAATTAGTTTCAGCACTATATGAAAATAATATTCCTATATTAGGTACTGATCCAGACAAGATTGACTTAGCAGAAGACAGAGAAAGATTTAAAGAGTTGCTTGAAAAAGTAGAGCTAAGACAGCCTGTAAATGCTATCGCATATAGCATCAATGAGCTTGAAAAAAATATAAGTAAAGTTGGCTATCCTGTTGTAGTTAGACCATCAAACGTATTGGGTGGTAGGGCAATGGAAATAGTCCACTCTAAAGAAGAGCTTGATGCTTATATTAAAAATAATGGTAAGTGCATATTAGAAGGCCCTATATTAATAGATAAATTCCTTGAGAATGCTATTGAACTAGATGTTGATGCTTTAGCAGATGGTGAAGAGGTGTTTGTGGCTGGAATTATGGAACACATAGAAGAGGCAGGTATCCACTCTGGAGACTCTGCATGTTCTATACCTACTCGTTCTTTAAGCAAAGAACAAATAGATGAAGTTGTACAAAGTACAATAAAACTTGCTAAAGAACTTGAAGTAGTTGGACTAATGAATGTTCAATTTGCTTATCAAAACGGGCAGCTTTATATAATTGAGGTCAACCCAAGAGCATCTAGAACTGTTCCTTTTGTTGCTAAATCAACAGGAAATAGCGTAGCAAATATAGCTACGAAACTAATGGTTGGAAGAAAACTATCTGAATTTAAATTAAACAGTCCTATACCAAAACATTTCTCTGTAAAAGAAGCTGTGTTTCCTTTCGGAAGATTTGAGGACGTAGACTGTTATTTAGGACCAGAAATGAAATCCACTGGTGAAGCTATGGGGATTGATAAGACTTTTGGAGTAGCTTTTTACAAAGCTCAAGAAATGGCTTTTAATAAACTACCACTAAAAGGTAACATCCTAATTTCTGTAAAAGACCAGGATAAATCTAGAATAATTGAACCTATAAAAGAATTAATAGGATATGGCTTCAATATCTTTGCGACTAAAGGAACTGAAGCTTTCTTAAAAAATAATGGAATAGAATGTAAATTGTTTGATAAAGCATCTGACAATATAGCTAATAGCTCTCTAAAAAACACTGTTAAAGCTATTGAGTCTGGAGAAGTCGATTTACTAATAAATACATCTCTAAGAGAGGAGCTAAAAATAAGCTTAGCCTTAAGAAGAGCTGCGGTAATGAATAGAGTGCCATATATAACTACTATTGGTGGATTTGAAGCTTTTACAACTGCAGTGAAAGACATGAAAGAGATAGGAAATTCTTTCAATGTAAAAACTGTTGATGAATGGATTAGTATTTAA
- a CDS encoding CorA family divalent cation transporter, whose product MSVNKNSKVLVTEILSKNCYCLDRHGGLKDVDISIGANFTKTKDLIWIRLTPREVKPFFEKFLPDEPDFVKDSLSALETRPRVLVYKDALLATFRGINLNKKSAPEDMISVRLWMKDNIIISVQRRSLSSINNILDNLKQGAGPVSSADFLEDLLAELIDKTSETIKELDDQLDKIEDHILSIKNADRINLNVIRRRVIVLRRYLIPQRDAINRIPVDKISWLDEKNLAHLREIADSCTRVVEYLNAEYERANIIHEELFALVQENINKKMYILSIVAIIFMPLTFITGLLGINVNGIPGAGYKYAFLIVCLIIFIISCCQIVYFRIKKWL is encoded by the coding sequence ATGTCAGTAAATAAAAACTCTAAAGTTTTAGTAACGGAGATCCTTAGTAAAAATTGTTATTGTTTAGATCGACATGGAGGACTTAAGGATGTTGATATTAGTATTGGTGCGAACTTTACTAAAACTAAAGATTTAATATGGATAAGATTAACTCCTAGAGAGGTGAAACCGTTCTTTGAAAAATTTCTTCCAGATGAGCCAGACTTTGTAAAAGATTCATTGTCAGCACTTGAAACAAGGCCTAGGGTATTAGTTTATAAAGATGCTTTATTGGCGACTTTTCGAGGCATAAATTTAAATAAAAAATCTGCACCAGAAGATATGATCTCAGTGAGATTGTGGATGAAAGATAATATTATTATAAGTGTTCAGAGAAGAAGCCTATCAAGTATTAATAATATTCTAGATAATTTGAAGCAAGGTGCTGGTCCAGTTAGCTCGGCAGATTTTTTAGAAGATCTTTTGGCAGAGTTAATAGATAAAACTTCTGAAACAATAAAAGAGTTAGACGATCAGTTGGATAAGATAGAAGATCATATCTTGAGCATCAAAAATGCTGATCGCATAAATCTTAATGTTATTCGTCGCAGAGTTATTGTATTAAGGCGCTATCTAATACCTCAGCGAGATGCTATTAACCGAATCCCAGTAGATAAAATAAGTTGGTTAGATGAGAAAAATTTAGCACATCTTCGAGAAATAGCAGATAGTTGTACTAGAGTTGTTGAGTATCTTAATGCTGAGTATGAAAGAGCTAATATTATTCATGAAGAGCTCTTTGCTTTAGTGCAGGAGAATATAAATAAGAAAATGTATATTTTATCTATAGTGGCAATAATTTTTATGCCTTTAACTTTTATTACTGGTTTGTTGGGAATAAATGTAAATGGTATTCCGGGAGCTGGTTATAAATATGCTTTTTTAATAGTGTGTTTAATAATTTTTATAATAAGCTGTTGTCAGATTGTTTATTTTAGAATAAAAAAATGGCTATAA
- a CDS encoding histidine phosphatase family protein — MRKFIAIFMIWVFLVPIIGYSQGKLVFVSMITRHGDRAPFTNIQNANYDWGTSLSELTPIGMNEEYNLGQKLRKRYVEDLELLPENYENQSIYVLSSHTNRTVTSAQSLLMGLYPSGTGPVLENGEAAIKGRFQPIPIMTLSEDSKLIGFPYEQYLGILKKYVYNSPVWIEKTKEVQPNFEKWQKILGNKITGLDDVLTIGDVLIVAKAHNKPLPEGLSQEDADKIIHLTDWGLAQQFKSQQVSYIMGGQLTNMMIQDLADVVTGKSKYKMTYYSGHDLTLLEVMGTLGVPLEEAPGYASNLQIELYKDDDMYKVKLRYDGKYIRLPIMGEDKTCTLDELVRYIHGINHKFKE, encoded by the coding sequence ATGAGAAAGTTTATCGCCATATTTATGATATGGGTATTTTTGGTGCCTATAATAGGCTATTCGCAGGGTAAGTTAGTTTTTGTATCAATGATAACTCGTCATGGAGATAGAGCTCCTTTTACTAATATTCAGAACGCTAATTATGATTGGGGCACATCTTTGTCAGAGCTTACTCCTATAGGTATGAATGAGGAGTATAACCTTGGCCAGAAGCTTAGAAAAAGATATGTGGAAGATCTTGAACTATTGCCAGAAAATTATGAGAACCAAAGTATCTATGTATTATCAAGCCATACGAATAGAACTGTAACTAGTGCACAAAGTCTTTTGATGGGGCTTTATCCGTCTGGAACTGGCCCGGTTTTAGAAAATGGTGAGGCTGCTATAAAAGGAAGATTTCAGCCGATACCTATTATGACTCTATCAGAAGATTCTAAACTTATAGGTTTTCCATATGAGCAGTATTTGGGCATTTTGAAAAAGTATGTTTACAATTCACCAGTTTGGATTGAAAAAACAAAAGAAGTGCAGCCAAACTTTGAAAAATGGCAAAAAATTCTAGGAAATAAAATAACAGGATTAGATGATGTTCTTACAATTGGGGATGTCCTTATTGTGGCTAAAGCTCATAATAAACCTTTACCAGAGGGCTTATCTCAAGAGGATGCTGATAAAATAATTCATTTAACAGACTGGGGACTCGCTCAGCAATTCAAATCTCAACAAGTTTCTTACATAATGGGTGGACAACTGACTAATATGATGATTCAAGACCTAGCAGATGTGGTTACAGGTAAGTCAAAATATAAAATGACATATTACTCTGGCCATGATCTTACATTGCTAGAAGTTATGGGAACATTAGGTGTACCGTTAGAAGAGGCGCCAGGCTATGCAAGTAATTTACAAATAGAGCTTTATAAAGATGATGATATGTATAAAGTTAAGCTTAGATATGATGGTAAATATATTAGATTGCCTATAATGGGCGAAGATAAGACGTGTACTTTAGATGAGCTAGTGAGATACATACATGGTATAAATCATAAGTTTAAAGAGTAG
- a CDS encoding phosphoheptose isomerase, whose product MSSLDRINQHFEDSIQAKIETANILPPAIVQAAKAMVSCLENGGKILVCGNGGSAADAQHFSAELLNRFEMERPPLPAIALTTDTSTITSIGNDYDYSQIFSKQVAALGNEGDILFAISTSGNSSNIVKAIEEAHDLDMQIVAMTGKDGGVMRTMYKDGDIELRVPSDVTARIQENHILIIHCLCDIIDQKLFAGLED is encoded by the coding sequence ATGAGCTCTTTAGATAGAATAAATCAACACTTTGAAGATAGCATCCAAGCTAAAATTGAAACTGCCAATATATTACCTCCAGCAATTGTACAAGCAGCTAAAGCCATGGTTTCTTGCTTAGAGAATGGCGGTAAAATTCTTGTTTGTGGAAATGGTGGATCAGCTGCTGATGCTCAACACTTTTCTGCAGAATTACTAAACCGCTTCGAAATGGAGAGACCTCCTCTTCCAGCTATTGCCTTAACCACTGATACATCAACGATTACATCAATTGGTAATGACTATGACTATTCACAAATATTTTCTAAACAAGTAGCTGCTCTTGGTAATGAAGGTGACATTTTATTTGCTATTTCAACTAGTGGAAACTCAAGCAATATTGTTAAAGCAATAGAAGAAGCCCATGACTTAGATATGCAAATAGTAGCTATGACAGGAAAAGATGGTGGAGTTATGCGCACTATGTATAAAGATGGAGATATTGAACTAAGAGTTCCTTCTGATGTTACTGCGAGAATTCAAGAAAACCATATACTAATAATTCACTGCCTTTGTGATATTATCGACCAAAAGCTATTTGCTGGCTTAGAAGATTAA
- a CDS encoding MFS transporter, with translation MKKLLVLLASSAEWYEFTVYSFCATYIGATFFPFHTPFANFLAAFGAFAAGFLARPFGGIIFGYIGDKKSRSSALAWAAFFMGAPTVGIAFLPSYMTIGILAPLMLVALRIIQGIAIGGQYSGSAVILVEAESTIFGKAKASANVITSAFGGILLAIVSFQVIRFFIPEEFMANGGWRILFAIAILLVILSFFIKHSGEEEEKKPSSNIKLASLIMQNKANILFVVLLCFPGVVVAYFQITILPNIIKKILHQDVNVAILTTISLIIFIGSCILSARLTKYFSIKTVTSVGLILMIILPLPMYAIYKANHELLILFFVVMGAIFGIFYGSIMVIFAESFPKEMRYSGFALAYNIGFGVFGGLLPFLCFYLAQEISDYMAVLIICISAVVGLFALYKFEPNCYKEFTSREEVL, from the coding sequence ATGAAAAAATTATTAGTCCTTTTAGCGAGTTCTGCTGAGTGGTATGAATTTACAGTATATTCTTTTTGCGCAACTTATATAGGGGCGACATTTTTTCCTTTTCATACCCCATTTGCTAACTTTTTAGCGGCTTTCGGCGCTTTTGCTGCAGGTTTTTTAGCAAGACCTTTTGGTGGCATTATCTTTGGCTATATAGGTGATAAAAAATCTAGATCATCAGCACTTGCATGGGCAGCATTTTTTATGGGTGCCCCAACTGTTGGGATAGCATTTTTACCATCTTATATGACTATAGGCATTTTAGCTCCTTTGATGTTAGTTGCTCTTAGGATTATACAAGGGATTGCCATTGGTGGTCAGTATAGTGGCTCGGCTGTTATACTTGTGGAAGCTGAAAGCACTATTTTTGGTAAAGCTAAAGCTTCTGCAAATGTTATCACCAGTGCTTTTGGTGGGATATTGCTAGCTATAGTGAGCTTCCAAGTTATCAGATTTTTTATCCCAGAAGAGTTTATGGCAAACGGTGGTTGGAGAATCCTATTTGCAATAGCTATTTTATTAGTTATTTTATCTTTCTTTATCAAACACTCAGGCGAAGAAGAAGAGAAAAAGCCTAGTAGTAATATTAAGCTAGCATCATTGATTATGCAGAATAAGGCTAACATTCTATTTGTTGTTCTACTTTGCTTCCCAGGTGTAGTTGTTGCATATTTCCAAATAACTATTTTGCCAAATATTATTAAGAAAATCTTACACCAAGATGTTAATGTGGCCATTCTTACGACTATCAGTTTAATTATATTTATAGGATCATGTATTCTTTCAGCAAGGCTGACTAAATACTTTAGTATTAAAACTGTAACTTCTGTTGGTCTTATTTTAATGATTATTCTGCCATTGCCGATGTATGCTATTTATAAAGCAAATCATGAGTTATTGATTTTATTCTTTGTTGTTATGGGTGCTATTTTTGGAATATTCTATGGTTCAATTATGGTTATCTTTGCAGAGAGTTTTCCAAAAGAGATGAGGTATAGTGGCTTTGCTCTAGCTTATAATATAGGTTTTGGAGTGTTTGGGGGCTTGCTACCTTTCTTATGTTTTTACTTGGCTCAGGAAATTTCTGATT